A region from the Enterobacter roggenkampii genome encodes:
- the potG gene encoding putrescine ABC transporter ATP-binding subunit PotG, with the protein MNDAIPRPQAKVRKALTPLLEIRNLTKSFDGQHAVDDVSLTIYKGEIFALLGASGCGKSTLLRMLAGFEQPTAGQIVLDGVDLSSVPPYQRPINMMFQSYALFPHMTVEQNIAFGLKQDKLPKAEITARVAEMLSLVHMQEFAKRKPHQLSGGQRQRVALARSLAKRPKLLLLDEPMGALDKKLRDRMQLEVVDILERVGVTCVMVTHDQEEAMTMAGRIAIMNRGKFVQIGEPEEIYEHPTTRYSAEFIGSVNVFEGLLKDRQEDGLVIESPGLQHPLKVDPDNSVVDNVPVYVALRPEKIMLCEDPPADGYNFAVGEVVHIAYLGDLSIYHVRLKSGQMLSAQLQNEHRYRKGQPTWGDEVRLCWDADSCVVLTV; encoded by the coding sequence GTGAATGACGCGATCCCCCGCCCGCAGGCGAAAGTCCGTAAAGCGCTGACCCCGCTGCTTGAAATTCGTAACCTCACCAAATCTTTCGATGGCCAGCATGCCGTGGACGACGTCAGCCTGACGATCTATAAAGGCGAAATTTTTGCCCTTTTGGGGGCCTCTGGCTGTGGTAAATCGACCCTGCTGCGTATGCTGGCCGGTTTTGAACAGCCCACCGCCGGGCAGATCGTGCTCGACGGCGTGGACCTCTCCAGCGTGCCGCCGTATCAGCGCCCGATCAACATGATGTTCCAGTCCTACGCGCTGTTCCCGCATATGACGGTGGAGCAGAACATCGCCTTTGGCCTGAAGCAGGACAAGCTGCCGAAGGCTGAAATTACCGCGCGCGTGGCCGAGATGCTGAGCCTGGTGCACATGCAGGAGTTCGCGAAGCGTAAGCCGCACCAGCTCTCCGGCGGCCAGCGCCAGCGCGTGGCCCTGGCCCGCAGCCTGGCAAAACGCCCGAAACTGCTGCTGCTTGATGAGCCGATGGGCGCGCTGGATAAAAAGCTGCGCGACCGTATGCAGCTTGAAGTAGTCGATATCCTCGAGCGCGTGGGCGTGACCTGCGTGATGGTCACCCACGACCAGGAAGAGGCCATGACCATGGCCGGACGTATCGCCATCATGAACCGCGGGAAGTTCGTTCAGATTGGCGAGCCGGAAGAGATTTATGAGCATCCGACCACCCGCTACAGCGCGGAGTTCATCGGCTCGGTTAACGTCTTCGAGGGGCTGCTGAAAGATCGTCAGGAAGACGGTCTGGTCATCGAATCGCCGGGGCTGCAGCATCCGCTTAAGGTCGATCCGGATAACTCGGTGGTGGATAACGTGCCGGTTTACGTCGCGCTGCGTCCGGAGAAGATCATGCTCTGTGAGGATCCGCCTGCTGATGGCTATAACTTTGCCGTGGGCGAAGTGGTGCACATTGCCTATCTGGGCGATCTCTCCATCTATCACGTGCGCCTGAAAAGCGGGCAGATGCTCAGCGCGCAGTTACAGAACGAACATCGCTACCGCAAGGGGCAGCCGACCTGGGGCGACGAAGTGCGCCTGTGTTGGGATGCAGACAGTTGCGTTGTGCTGACGGTATAA
- a CDS encoding YbjN domain-containing protein, whose product MDLQVVPTLDTLRQWLDDAGITFFECDSCQALHLPHMQNFDGIFDAKIDLINDVILFSALAEVKPSALLALASDLSAINASSLTVKAFLDIQDDNLPKLVVCQSLFSGAGLSFKQFAWFMRLSEEQISMVMMEANAHHLLYSAEDDAENNDASPNFLH is encoded by the coding sequence ATGGATTTACAGGTCGTACCTACACTGGATACGTTACGTCAATGGCTTGATGATGCCGGAATTACGTTCTTCGAATGTGATTCCTGCCAGGCGCTGCATCTGCCTCATATGCAGAATTTCGACGGCATTTTCGATGCCAAAATCGATCTGATTAACGACGTGATCCTTTTCTCCGCGCTGGCCGAAGTGAAGCCCTCCGCGCTGCTGGCGCTGGCTTCCGACCTGTCGGCAATCAATGCCAGTTCTTTGACGGTGAAGGCATTTCTCGACATACAGGATGATAATCTGCCAAAACTGGTCGTTTGCCAGTCTTTATTCTCCGGGGCAGGGCTGTCGTTCAAGCAGTTCGCCTGGTTTATGCGCTTGAGCGAAGAGCAAATTTCCATGGTTATGATGGAAGCCAATGCACACCATCTGCTGTATAGCGCGGAAGATGATGCAGAGAATAATGATGCATCTCCCAATTTTCTTCACTAA
- the potF gene encoding spermidine/putrescine ABC transporter substrate-binding protein PotF, which yields MIALNKKWLSGLVAGALMAVSAGTLAAEQKTLHVYNWSDYIAPDTVANFEKETGIKVVYDVFDSNEVLEGKLMAGSTGFDLVVPSASFLERQLTAGVFQPLDKSKLPNWKNLDPEVLKLVAKHDPDNKYAMPYLWATTGIGYNVDKVKAALGPDVKLDSWDVVLKPENLEKLKSCGVSFLDAPEEIFATVLNYLGKDPNSNKADDYTGPATDLLLKLRPNIRYFHSSQYINDLANGDICVAIGWAGDVWQAANRAKEAKNGVNVSYFIPKEGALAFFDVFAMPADAKNKDEAYQFLNYLMRPEVIAHISDHVYYANGNKASVPLVSEEIRNNPAIYPPADVFAKLFTLKVQDPKIDRVRTRAWTKVKSGK from the coding sequence ATGATCGCCTTGAATAAAAAATGGTTATCGGGTCTGGTTGCGGGTGCTCTGATGGCCGTCTCTGCCGGCACGCTCGCTGCGGAACAAAAAACGCTGCACGTTTATAACTGGTCTGACTATATTGCGCCGGACACGGTGGCAAATTTTGAAAAAGAGACCGGCATTAAAGTCGTCTACGACGTGTTCGATTCCAACGAAGTGCTGGAAGGAAAGCTGATGGCGGGCAGCACCGGGTTTGACCTCGTGGTGCCTTCCGCAAGCTTCCTGGAGCGCCAGCTGACGGCAGGCGTCTTCCAGCCGCTGGATAAGAGCAAATTACCGAACTGGAAAAATCTCGATCCGGAAGTGCTGAAGCTGGTTGCTAAGCACGACCCGGACAACAAATACGCGATGCCGTATCTCTGGGCGACCACCGGTATCGGCTACAACGTGGATAAAGTCAAAGCCGCGCTGGGCCCGGACGTGAAGCTGGACAGCTGGGACGTGGTGCTGAAGCCGGAAAACCTCGAGAAGCTGAAAAGCTGCGGCGTCTCCTTCCTCGATGCGCCGGAAGAGATTTTCGCGACCGTGCTGAACTACCTGGGCAAAGATCCGAACAGCAATAAGGCCGATGATTACACCGGCCCGGCGACCGATCTGCTGCTGAAGCTGCGTCCAAACATTCGTTACTTCCACTCGTCCCAGTACATTAACGACCTGGCGAACGGCGACATCTGCGTCGCGATCGGCTGGGCAGGGGACGTATGGCAGGCGGCAAACCGCGCGAAAGAGGCGAAAAACGGCGTGAACGTCTCCTACTTCATTCCGAAAGAGGGGGCGCTGGCCTTCTTCGACGTCTTCGCGATGCCTGCTGATGCGAAGAACAAAGACGAAGCGTATCAGTTCCTCAACTACCTGATGCGTCCTGAGGTTATCGCCCACATCAGCGACCACGTTTACTACGCGAACGGTAACAAGGCCTCCGTGCCGCTGGTGAGCGAAGAAATCCGTAATAACCCGGCTATCTATCCGCCAGCGGATGTGTTCGCCAAGCTCTTCACCCTGAAAGTCCAGGATCCAAAAATTGACCGCGTGCGTACCCGCGCCTGGACCAAGGTGAAAAGCGGTAAATAA
- the nfsA gene encoding nitroreductase NfsA, which yields MTPTIDLLLSHRSIRHFTDEPITDAQREAIINSARATSSSSFLQCSSIIRITDPAMREQLVTLTGGQKHVAQAAEFWVFCADFNRHLQICPEAELGLAEQLLLGVVDTALMAQNAFTAAESLGLGGVYIGGLRNNIQSVTDLLKLPKHVLPLFGLCLGWPADNPDLKPRIPAAMLVHENHYQPVDQDVLNHYDEELANYYMTRGSNNRRDTWTDHIRRTIIKENRPFILDYLHKQGWATR from the coding sequence ATGACGCCAACCATAGACCTGCTCCTTTCCCATCGTTCCATTCGCCACTTCACCGATGAGCCGATTACCGATGCGCAGCGCGAAGCGATTATTAACAGCGCAAGGGCGACCTCCAGCTCCAGCTTCCTGCAGTGCAGCTCCATTATCCGCATTACCGACCCGGCGATGCGTGAACAGCTGGTGACGCTGACCGGCGGGCAGAAGCATGTGGCTCAGGCAGCCGAGTTCTGGGTATTCTGCGCCGACTTTAACCGCCACCTGCAGATCTGCCCTGAGGCCGAGCTGGGGCTGGCCGAACAGCTGCTGCTGGGCGTGGTGGATACCGCGCTGATGGCGCAAAACGCCTTTACGGCGGCGGAGTCGCTGGGGTTAGGCGGCGTCTATATCGGCGGGCTGCGTAACAACATTCAAAGCGTGACCGACCTGCTGAAGCTGCCAAAACACGTGCTGCCGCTGTTTGGCCTGTGCCTTGGCTGGCCGGCGGATAACCCGGATCTGAAGCCGCGCATTCCTGCGGCGATGCTGGTGCATGAAAACCACTACCAGCCGGTCGATCAGGATGTCCTGAATCACTACGATGAAGAGCTGGCGAATTACTACATGACGCGCGGCAGCAATAACCGTCGCGACACCTGGACGGACCATATTCGCCGCACCATCATTAAAGAAAATCGCCCGTTTATTCTTGATTACCTGCACAAACAGGGCTGGGCGACGCGATAG
- the potI gene encoding putrescine ABC transporter permease PotI, with protein MNNLPVVRSPWRIAILVIGFTFLYAPMLMLVIYSFNSSKLVTVWAGWSTRWYSELFHDDAMMSAVGLSLTIAALAATMASVLGTIAALVMVRFGRFRGSNGFAFMITAPLVMPDVITGLALLLLFVALAHAIGWPADRGMLTIWLAHVTFCTAYVAVVIASRLRELDRSIEEAAMDLGATPLKVFFIITLPMIMPAVISGWLLAFTLSLDDLVIASFVSGPGATTLPMLVFSSVRMGVNPEINALASIILGVVGIVGFIAWYLMARAEKQRVRDIQRARRG; from the coding sequence ATGAACAACTTACCGGTAGTGCGCTCCCCGTGGCGAATTGCGATCCTGGTCATCGGCTTTACCTTCCTGTATGCGCCGATGCTGATGCTGGTGATCTACTCGTTTAACAGCTCCAAACTGGTGACGGTCTGGGCAGGCTGGTCGACGCGCTGGTACAGCGAGCTGTTCCACGATGATGCGATGATGAGCGCGGTGGGGCTGAGCCTGACCATTGCGGCGCTGGCGGCGACCATGGCGTCCGTGCTGGGCACGATCGCCGCGCTGGTGATGGTGCGCTTCGGGCGTTTTCGCGGTTCGAACGGCTTCGCCTTTATGATCACCGCCCCGCTGGTTATGCCGGACGTGATCACCGGTCTCGCGTTGCTGCTGCTGTTCGTGGCCCTGGCGCACGCCATCGGCTGGCCGGCGGATCGCGGGATGCTCACCATCTGGCTGGCGCACGTTACCTTCTGTACCGCCTATGTCGCGGTGGTGATCGCCTCGCGCCTGCGCGAGCTGGATCGCTCCATTGAAGAGGCGGCGATGGATCTCGGCGCGACGCCGCTGAAGGTCTTTTTCATCATCACGCTGCCGATGATTATGCCGGCGGTGATCTCTGGCTGGCTGCTGGCGTTTACCCTGTCGCTCGACGATCTGGTTATCGCCAGCTTTGTCTCCGGCCCGGGGGCGACGACGCTGCCGATGCTGGTCTTCTCCAGCGTGCGCATGGGGGTCAACCCGGAGATCAACGCCCTGGCCTCTATCATCCTCGGCGTGGTCGGAATTGTCGGATTTATCGCCTGGTATCTGATGGCGCGCGCGGAAAAACAGCGCGTGCGCGATATCCAGCGTGCAAGACGCGGCTGA
- the rimK gene encoding 30S ribosomal protein S6--L-glutamate ligase, with protein sequence MKIAILSRDGTLYSCKRLREAAAKRGHQVEILDPMSCYMNIDPAASSIHYKGRKLPHFDAVIPRIGSQITYYGTAALRQFEMLGSYPLNESVAISRARDKLRSLQLLARQGIDLPVTGIAHSPDDTSDLIDMVGGAPLVIKLVEGTQGIGVVLAETRQAAESVIDAFRGLNAHILVQEYIEEAKGRDIRCFVVGNEVVAAIERQAKEGDFRSNLHRGGIARIADISDREREIAVKAAQTLGLDVAGVDLLRATRGPLVMEVNASPGLEGVEKTTGVDIAGKMILWIERHATPGYCLKTGG encoded by the coding sequence GTGAAAATTGCCATATTGTCCCGGGATGGAACGCTCTATTCATGTAAGCGCCTGCGAGAAGCGGCGGCGAAACGCGGGCATCAGGTTGAAATCCTCGACCCGATGTCCTGCTATATGAACATCGATCCGGCCGCCTCGTCGATTCACTACAAAGGCCGCAAGCTGCCGCACTTTGATGCGGTGATCCCCCGCATCGGCTCCCAGATTACCTATTACGGCACCGCCGCGCTGCGCCAGTTCGAGATGCTGGGCAGCTACCCGCTCAACGAATCCGTCGCCATTTCCCGCGCCCGCGACAAGCTGCGCTCGCTGCAGCTTCTTGCCCGTCAGGGGATCGATCTTCCCGTCACCGGGATTGCCCATTCCCCGGACGACACCAGCGATCTGATCGACATGGTGGGCGGCGCGCCTTTGGTGATCAAGCTGGTGGAAGGCACGCAGGGCATTGGCGTGGTGCTGGCGGAGACCCGTCAGGCGGCGGAGAGCGTGATTGATGCCTTCCGGGGCCTCAATGCCCACATTCTGGTGCAGGAGTATATCGAAGAGGCGAAAGGGCGCGATATTCGCTGTTTTGTGGTGGGTAACGAGGTCGTAGCGGCTATCGAGCGGCAGGCCAAAGAGGGCGATTTCCGCTCTAACCTTCACCGCGGCGGCATTGCCAGAATCGCCGATATCAGCGATCGCGAACGGGAAATTGCCGTGAAAGCGGCGCAAACCCTGGGGCTGGACGTGGCGGGTGTAGACCTGCTGCGCGCGACGCGCGGGCCGCTGGTCATGGAGGTGAACGCCTCGCCGGGGCTGGAAGGTGTGGAAAAAACCACAGGGGTCGATATTGCGGGTAAAATGATCTTATGGATCGAGCGTCATGCGACGCCGGGCTACTGTCTGAAAACGGGTGGTTAA
- the rlmC gene encoding 23S rRNA (uracil(747)-C(5))-methyltransferase RlmC yields MQCALYDAGRCRSCQWIEQPVSQQLTAKMADLQQLLAAHAVGEWCAPVSGPEQGFRNKAKMVVSGSVEKPLLGMLHRDGTPEDLTGCPLYPDSFAPVFAALKPFIARAGLTPYSVARKRGELKYLLLTESQIDGGMMLRFVLRSETKLEQLRAALPWLQAQLPQLKVITANIQPVHMAIMEGEKEIFFTDQHALAERFNGVPLWIRPQSFFQTNPTVASSLYATARDWVRALNIHHMWDLFCGVGGFGLHCATPEMQLTGIEISAEAIACAKQSASELGLTNLRFQALDSTQFATGQGNVPELVLVNPPRRGIGNALCDYLSQMAPEYIIYSSCNAQTMAKDIAQLPGYRVERVQLFDMFPHTAHYEVLTLLTRRPGKA; encoded by the coding sequence ATGCAGTGCGCACTCTATGACGCCGGACGCTGCCGCTCCTGTCAGTGGATAGAACAGCCGGTCTCTCAACAACTCACCGCCAAAATGGCCGACCTGCAACAGCTGCTGGCAGCACACGCGGTGGGCGAGTGGTGTGCACCCGTCAGCGGCCCGGAGCAGGGTTTTCGCAACAAAGCCAAAATGGTGGTCAGCGGCAGCGTAGAAAAACCGCTGCTGGGGATGCTGCACCGCGACGGCACGCCGGAAGACTTAACCGGCTGCCCGCTGTATCCCGACTCCTTTGCACCGGTCTTTGCCGCACTCAAGCCGTTTATTGCCCGAGCAGGGTTAACGCCCTACAGCGTGGCCCGCAAGCGCGGCGAGCTGAAATACCTTCTGCTGACCGAAAGCCAGATCGACGGCGGCATGATGCTGCGCTTCGTGCTGCGCTCTGAAACTAAGCTTGAGCAGCTGCGCGCGGCCCTGCCTTGGCTGCAGGCGCAGCTTCCGCAGCTGAAGGTCATTACGGCGAACATTCAGCCGGTGCATATGGCGATCATGGAAGGGGAGAAAGAGATTTTCTTCACCGACCAGCACGCGCTGGCGGAGCGCTTCAACGGCGTGCCGCTGTGGATCCGCCCGCAAAGCTTCTTCCAGACCAACCCGACCGTGGCAAGCAGCCTGTACGCCACCGCCCGCGACTGGGTGCGTGCGTTGAACATCCATCATATGTGGGATCTGTTCTGCGGCGTGGGCGGGTTTGGCCTGCACTGCGCCACGCCGGAGATGCAGCTCACCGGGATTGAGATCTCTGCCGAAGCGATTGCCTGCGCGAAGCAGTCTGCCTCTGAGCTGGGGTTAACGAATCTGCGCTTCCAGGCGCTCGACTCCACGCAGTTCGCCACCGGCCAGGGCAACGTGCCGGAACTGGTGCTGGTTAATCCGCCGCGCCGCGGCATCGGGAATGCGCTGTGCGACTACCTGAGCCAGATGGCGCCGGAATACATCATCTATTCCAGCTGCAACGCGCAGACCATGGCGAAAGACATCGCTCAACTGCCGGGCTATCGCGTTGAACGCGTTCAGCTTTTTGATATGTTCCCGCACACCGCGCATTATGAAGTGTTGACGTTGTTAACCCGTAG
- a CDS encoding YbjO family protein — protein MGLLKKSRITHARPNVPALVQVAALAIIMIRCLDVLMILNTLGVRGIGEFIHRSVQTWNLTLVFLSSLVLVFIEIYCAFSLVKGRNWARWIYLLTQITAASYLWAASLGYGYPELFSIAGESKREILRALFMQKLPDMLVLCLLFVPASSRRFFRLQ, from the coding sequence TTGGGATTATTAAAAAAATCACGTATTACGCACGCGCGTCCTAACGTACCTGCACTGGTTCAGGTGGCGGCGCTCGCCATTATTATGATCCGCTGCCTGGACGTGCTGATGATTCTGAATACCCTGGGCGTGCGCGGCATCGGTGAATTCATTCACCGCAGCGTGCAGACGTGGAATCTGACGCTGGTCTTTTTGAGTAGTCTGGTGCTTGTGTTTATTGAGATCTACTGCGCGTTTTCGCTGGTTAAAGGGCGAAACTGGGCGCGCTGGATCTATCTGCTGACGCAGATTACCGCGGCGAGCTATCTCTGGGCCGCTTCGCTGGGCTACGGCTACCCGGAGCTGTTCAGTATTGCCGGTGAGTCCAAACGCGAGATCCTGCGCGCGCTGTTTATGCAAAAGCTGCCGGATATGCTGGTGCTCTGTCTCCTCTTCGTTCCGGCCTCCAGTCGGCGGTTCTTCCGCCTGCAATAA
- the potH gene encoding putrescine ABC transporter permease PotH has protein sequence MSTLEPPARVEKPGGFAHWLTRMQMKHGRKLVIAMPYVWLILLFLLPFLIVFKISLAEMARAIPPYTNLLDWADGQLTLTLNLGNFLQLTDDPLYFEAYLQSLQVAAISTLCCLVMGYPLAWAVAHSKPSTRNILLLLVILPSWTSFLIRVYAWMGILKNNGVLNNFLMWLGVIDQPLTILHTNLAVYIGIVYAYLPFMVLPIYTALTRIDYSLVEASLDLGARPLKTFFSVIVPLTKGGIIAGSMLVFIPAVGEFVIPELLGGPDSIMIGRVLWQEFFNNRDWPVASAVAIVMLLLLIVPIMWFHKHQQKQMGDRG, from the coding sequence ATGAGTACACTTGAACCTCCAGCCCGCGTCGAAAAGCCGGGCGGCTTTGCCCACTGGCTGACGCGCATGCAGATGAAGCACGGCCGCAAACTGGTGATCGCCATGCCATACGTGTGGCTGATCCTGCTGTTCCTGCTGCCGTTCCTGATTGTTTTCAAGATAAGCCTGGCGGAAATGGCGCGGGCGATCCCGCCTTACACCAACCTGCTGGACTGGGCCGACGGGCAGCTGACGCTGACCTTAAACCTGGGTAACTTCCTGCAGCTCACCGACGATCCGCTCTATTTCGAAGCCTATCTGCAATCGCTGCAGGTGGCGGCGATCTCGACGCTCTGCTGTCTGGTGATGGGCTATCCGCTGGCGTGGGCGGTGGCGCACAGCAAGCCGTCGACGCGAAACATCCTGCTGCTGCTGGTGATCCTGCCGTCGTGGACCTCGTTCCTGATCCGCGTTTACGCGTGGATGGGGATCCTGAAAAACAACGGCGTGCTGAACAATTTTCTGATGTGGTTAGGCGTTATCGATCAGCCACTGACGATCCTGCACACCAACCTCGCGGTCTATATTGGAATTGTGTACGCCTATCTGCCGTTTATGGTGCTGCCGATCTACACGGCGCTGACGCGTATCGACTACTCGCTGGTGGAAGCGTCGCTCGATCTCGGTGCCCGTCCGTTAAAAACCTTCTTCAGCGTCATTGTCCCGCTGACCAAAGGCGGCATTATCGCCGGGTCGATGCTGGTCTTTATCCCGGCGGTGGGGGAGTTTGTGATCCCGGAACTGCTCGGCGGGCCAGACAGCATCATGATTGGCCGCGTGCTGTGGCAGGAGTTCTTCAATAACCGCGACTGGCCGGTGGCGTCGGCGGTGGCGATTGTCATGCTGCTGCTGCTGATCGTGCCGATCATGTGGTTCCACAAGCATCAGCAGAAACAGATGGGAGATCGCGGATGA